One genomic window of Micrococcus flavus includes the following:
- the hisF gene encoding imidazole glycerol phosphate synthase subunit HisF: MSVAVRVIPCLDVDAGRVVKGVNFENLRDAGDPVELAARYGALGADELTFLDVTATTGERATMFDVVTRAAEQVFIPLTVGGGVRSVEDVDRLLRTGADKASVNSAAVARPELIEEVTRRFGNQVLVLSLDARRTADPRCASGYEVTTHGGRKGTGIDAVAWCREASERGVGEILLNSIDADGTRAGFDLEMIRDVRAATSVPLIASGGAGEPEHFPPAVEAGADAVLAASMLHFGPDDMLTRIKEALRAAGHVVR, from the coding sequence ATGAGCGTCGCCGTGCGCGTCATCCCCTGCCTCGACGTGGACGCCGGGCGTGTGGTCAAGGGCGTGAACTTCGAGAACCTGCGCGACGCCGGCGACCCCGTGGAGCTGGCCGCACGCTACGGCGCCCTCGGTGCGGACGAGCTGACCTTCCTGGACGTCACCGCCACCACGGGGGAGCGGGCCACGATGTTCGACGTCGTCACGCGCGCCGCCGAGCAGGTGTTCATCCCCCTGACCGTGGGCGGCGGGGTCCGCTCTGTGGAGGATGTGGACCGGCTGCTGCGCACGGGTGCGGACAAGGCGTCGGTGAACTCCGCGGCGGTGGCCCGCCCGGAGCTGATCGAGGAGGTCACCCGGCGGTTCGGCAACCAGGTCCTGGTGCTCTCCCTCGACGCCCGCCGCACGGCGGACCCGCGCTGCGCCTCGGGCTACGAGGTCACCACGCACGGCGGGCGGAAGGGCACGGGCATCGACGCGGTCGCGTGGTGCCGGGAGGCCTCGGAGCGAGGCGTGGGGGAGATCCTGCTCAATTCGATCGACGCCGACGGCACCCGCGCGGGCTTCGACCTGGAGATGATCCGGGACGTTCGCGCGGCCACCTCGGTCCCGCTGATCGCCTCCGGCGGCGCGGGTGAGCCCGAGCACTTCCCACCGGCGGTCGAGGCCGGCGCCGACGCCGTGCTGGCCGCGTCCATGCTGCACTTCGGCCCGGACGACATGCTGACCCGGATCAAGGAGGCCCTGCGCGCCGCCGGGCACGTCGTGCGGTGA
- the hisG gene encoding ATP phosphoribosyltransferase, giving the protein MLRIAVPNKGALSESAREILLEAGYRQRRDSRELVLVDPENEVEFFYLRPRDIAVYVGQGTLDVGLTGRDLFRDAQVRDTAEEIMALGFGRSVFRLAAPVGAFSDASQLAGRRIATSYDGLLTDYLQQTGLDATVVHLDGAVESSVKLGVADAIADVVETGNTLRAAGMEVFGEPILDSEAIMIGRAGERPAGLDVLLRRLNGVLVARRWVMIDYDISRDLLERAVAVTPGLESPTISPLRDESQVAVRSMVRKSDSNRVMDDLYDLGARGILVSAIHAIRL; this is encoded by the coding sequence GTGCTGCGCATCGCCGTGCCCAACAAGGGCGCCCTGTCCGAGTCCGCCCGCGAGATCCTCCTGGAGGCCGGCTACCGCCAGCGGCGCGACTCCCGCGAGCTCGTGCTCGTGGACCCCGAGAACGAGGTGGAGTTCTTCTACCTGCGCCCCCGCGACATCGCCGTGTACGTGGGGCAGGGCACCCTGGACGTCGGCCTCACCGGCCGCGACCTCTTCCGCGACGCCCAGGTGCGGGACACCGCCGAGGAGATCATGGCGCTCGGCTTCGGCCGGTCCGTGTTCCGCCTCGCCGCCCCGGTCGGCGCCTTCTCGGACGCCTCCCAGCTGGCCGGGCGGCGGATCGCCACCAGCTACGACGGACTGCTGACCGACTACCTCCAGCAGACCGGCCTCGACGCCACGGTGGTCCACCTCGACGGGGCCGTGGAGTCCTCCGTGAAGCTCGGCGTGGCGGACGCGATCGCCGACGTCGTGGAGACGGGAAACACCCTGCGCGCGGCCGGCATGGAGGTCTTCGGCGAGCCCATCCTGGACTCCGAGGCGATCATGATCGGCCGGGCGGGGGAGCGGCCCGCCGGCCTGGACGTGCTGCTGCGCCGCCTCAACGGCGTGCTCGTGGCGCGCCGCTGGGTGATGATCGACTACGACATCAGCCGGGACCTGCTCGAGCGGGCCGTCGCCGTCACCCCCGGGCTGGAGTCGCCCACGATCTCCCCGCTGCGGGACGAGTCCCAGGTGGCCGTCCGCTCGATGGTGCGCAAGTCCGACTCCAACCGGGTCATGGACGACCTGTACGACCTCGGCGCTCGCGGCATCCTCGTCTCCGCCATCCACGCCATCCGCCTCTGA
- a CDS encoding phosphoribosyl-ATP diphosphatase → MKTFDELYAELTRKVQERPEGSGTVAQVDAGVHAIGKKIVEEAAEVWMAAEYETKDEAAEEISQLLYHLQTLMIAKDISLEDVYRHL, encoded by the coding sequence GTGAAGACCTTCGACGAGCTGTACGCGGAACTGACGCGCAAGGTGCAGGAGCGCCCCGAGGGCTCCGGGACCGTCGCCCAGGTGGACGCCGGCGTCCATGCGATCGGCAAGAAGATCGTGGAGGAGGCCGCCGAGGTGTGGATGGCCGCCGAGTACGAGACCAAGGACGAGGCCGCCGAGGAGATCTCGCAGCTGCTGTACCACCTGCAGACCCTGATGATCGCCAAGGACATCAGCCTCGAGGACGTCTACCGGCACCTCTGA
- a CDS encoding DUF6578 domain-containing protein, which translates to MEITAGRRGRAYVADWEQGCCGERVLLGEIVDMVLLPFSDEDQDPPLGPVDWIMTHHDDGDPSRPAHRVSARLQRVQQIHSRWRVASGNAVEGVEWERAPGAAQLVERARLPGRADMFSQVPEEPGAAGMSLFPLAPGAPMLSSEASYSPVLPEPPGPDGWLLDLEILADLGPQAE; encoded by the coding sequence ATGGAGATCACCGCCGGGCGGCGCGGCCGCGCCTACGTCGCCGACTGGGAACAGGGATGCTGCGGCGAGCGGGTCCTCCTGGGAGAAATCGTCGACATGGTCCTCCTCCCCTTCTCGGATGAGGACCAGGATCCCCCGCTCGGACCCGTGGACTGGATCATGACCCACCACGATGACGGCGACCCATCCCGCCCCGCCCACCGAGTAAGCGCCCGGCTGCAGCGGGTGCAACAGATCCACTCCCGATGGCGGGTGGCATCGGGCAACGCGGTGGAAGGCGTGGAATGGGAGCGGGCTCCCGGTGCTGCGCAGCTCGTGGAGAGGGCGCGGCTGCCCGGCAGAGCCGATATGTTCAGCCAGGTCCCGGAGGAGCCCGGCGCCGCAGGCATGTCCCTTTTCCCCCTGGCCCCAGGGGCCCCGATGCTCTCCTCCGAGGCCAGTTACAGCCCCGTGCTCCCCGAGCCGCCCGGCCCTGACGGTTGGCTCCTGGACCTGGAGATCCTCGCGGACCTCGGCCCGCAAGCCGAATGA
- a CDS encoding ArsR/SmtB family transcription factor, producing the protein MSVTPSDSCQVTAVHPEKVALTRERIPDEREAGRLAGLFKLLGDPRRARVLYALLEAGELCVCDLAASVDVAEASVSQVLRVLRTAGVVENRREGRMVYYRLADGHVRMLLDVSREHARHEGQG; encoded by the coding sequence ATGAGTGTGACGCCGTCGGATTCGTGTCAGGTCACCGCCGTCCATCCGGAGAAGGTGGCGCTGACCCGGGAGAGGATCCCCGACGAGCGCGAGGCCGGCAGGTTGGCCGGGCTGTTCAAGCTCCTGGGGGACCCGCGCCGTGCCCGGGTGCTGTATGCGTTGCTGGAGGCCGGCGAGCTGTGCGTATGTGACCTGGCGGCGTCGGTCGATGTCGCGGAGGCGTCGGTGTCCCAGGTGCTGCGGGTGCTGCGTACCGCTGGGGTGGTCGAGAACCGCCGGGAGGGGCGGATGGTGTACTACCGCCTCGCTGACGGGCATGTGCGGATGCTGCTGGACGTCTCCCGTGAGCACGCCCGCCACGAGGGGCAGGGCTGA
- a CDS encoding cation diffusion facilitator family transporter, translated as MGAGHSHAPATGHAGGRYRRRLAGAFALTAGFFLIELVAGLVSGSLALLSDAGHMAADVVVLGAALLATRIASRPDSTGRRTYGSYRAEVFASALAVLAMLAVGVYVVVEAISRLGDAPEVASGAMLAVGFAGLVINIISMLLLRSGAKDSLNVKGAYYEVIADAAGSVGVMVAGVLIILTGQPIWDVVVAALIAVFVIIRAVVLGRQVIAVLGQHAPEGVDPEDVAGDLDAVEGVEEVHDLHLWTLTSGMNVATAHLVADQGADHGAVLAGARRVLRDRYGIAHATLQVEGAGSDGCHDLSW; from the coding sequence ATGGGGGCGGGACACAGCCATGCCCCGGCGACCGGGCATGCCGGTGGCCGCTACCGTCGGCGGCTGGCGGGGGCGTTCGCCCTGACGGCGGGCTTCTTCCTGATCGAGCTGGTCGCGGGGCTGGTGTCGGGGTCGTTGGCGCTGCTGTCGGATGCCGGGCACATGGCTGCCGATGTGGTGGTGCTGGGTGCGGCGCTGCTGGCGACGCGCATCGCGAGCCGGCCGGACTCCACGGGGCGACGCACCTATGGCTCCTACCGGGCCGAGGTGTTCGCCTCGGCGTTGGCGGTGCTGGCGATGCTCGCGGTCGGGGTGTACGTGGTGGTCGAGGCCATCAGCCGGCTGGGCGACGCGCCGGAGGTGGCCTCCGGCGCCATGCTCGCGGTCGGCTTCGCCGGCCTGGTGATCAACATCATCTCCATGCTGCTGCTGCGCAGCGGGGCCAAGGACAGCCTGAACGTCAAGGGCGCCTACTACGAGGTGATCGCCGACGCCGCCGGGTCGGTGGGTGTCATGGTCGCCGGCGTGCTGATCATCCTCACCGGCCAGCCGATCTGGGACGTCGTGGTCGCGGCGCTCATCGCGGTCTTCGTCATCATCCGGGCGGTGGTTCTGGGCAGGCAGGTGATCGCGGTGCTGGGCCAGCACGCCCCGGAAGGGGTGGACCCGGAGGACGTCGCCGGTGACCTGGACGCGGTCGAGGGGGTGGAGGAGGTCCACGACCTGCACCTGTGGACCCTGACGTCGGGGATGAACGTGGCCACGGCCCACCTGGTCGCTGACCAGGGCGCGGACCACGGCGCCGTGCTTGCCGGCGCGCGCCGGGTGCTGCGCGACCGTTACGGTATCGCCCATGCCACCTTGCAGGTGGAGGGCGCCGGCAGCGACGGCTGTCACGACCTGAGCTGGTAG
- the merA gene encoding mercury(II) reductase, producing the protein MKEEFMTATANSRSYDLAMIGSGGAAFAAAIRATNLGRRVVMIERGTVGGTCVNTGCVPSKALLATAEARHVTLDASRFPGLPLPEVRPVDMPALIAGKDRLVGSLRGEKYLDLATEYGWDLHPGDATFVGTPSEPALRVTGPDGTVETVRAAHYLIATGSRPWAPPVPGLQEAGYLTSTTAMELDHVPESLLVIGGGYVAMEQAQLFARLGVRVTMLVRSRLASQEEPEASTALDEIFTDEGIQIIRGAVPSAVRRDPATGEVTVTATTTDGSQELRAAEVLVATGRRPVTATLGLDTVDVRTGDHGEVVVDSHLRSTNPRVWAAGDVTAHRQFVYVAAAHGALVADNALTGAGLEVDYRHLPRVVFTSPALAAVGMTERQASAAGIRYDSRVLSLAHVPRAIVNRDTRGFIKMVTDADTGRIIGITALAQDAGDLAAAGVYMLEAGMTTSQVANLWSPYLTMAEGLKLTAQAFTTDIAKLSCCAA; encoded by the coding sequence ATGAAGGAGGAGTTCATGACGGCAACGGCTAACAGCAGGTCGTATGACCTGGCAATGATCGGGTCCGGTGGGGCGGCGTTCGCGGCCGCGATCCGCGCCACCAACCTCGGCAGACGGGTGGTGATGATCGAGCGTGGCACCGTCGGCGGTACCTGCGTGAACACCGGGTGCGTGCCCTCCAAGGCCTTGCTCGCGACCGCCGAGGCCCGCCACGTCACACTCGACGCCTCCCGGTTCCCCGGCCTGCCGCTCCCCGAAGTCCGGCCGGTCGACATGCCCGCCTTGATCGCCGGCAAGGATCGGCTCGTCGGGTCACTGCGTGGCGAGAAGTACCTGGACCTGGCCACCGAGTACGGATGGGATCTCCACCCCGGGGACGCCACGTTCGTCGGCACACCCAGCGAGCCGGCACTGCGCGTCACCGGCCCTGACGGCACGGTGGAGACGGTCCGGGCCGCACACTACCTCATCGCCACCGGCTCCAGGCCCTGGGCGCCGCCGGTCCCCGGCCTGCAGGAGGCCGGTTACCTGACCTCGACCACCGCGATGGAACTGGACCACGTCCCGGAGTCGCTGCTGGTCATCGGCGGCGGCTACGTCGCGATGGAGCAGGCCCAGCTCTTCGCTCGGCTCGGCGTCCGGGTCACCATGCTGGTCCGCTCACGGCTGGCGTCCCAGGAAGAACCCGAGGCGTCCACCGCCCTGGATGAGATCTTCACGGACGAAGGCATCCAGATCATCCGCGGCGCGGTGCCCAGCGCGGTCCGCCGCGACCCGGCCACCGGCGAGGTCACGGTCACTGCCACCACCACTGACGGCTCACAGGAACTCCGGGCGGCCGAGGTACTCGTCGCCACCGGGCGCCGCCCGGTCACCGCCACGCTCGGTCTCGACACCGTCGACGTGCGCACCGGCGACCACGGCGAGGTGGTCGTCGACAGCCATCTGCGCAGCACCAACCCGCGCGTCTGGGCTGCCGGTGACGTCACCGCCCACCGTCAGTTCGTGTACGTCGCCGCGGCCCACGGCGCCCTCGTCGCCGACAACGCCCTCACCGGCGCCGGCCTCGAGGTCGACTACCGCCACCTGCCCCGGGTCGTGTTCACCAGCCCCGCCCTGGCCGCCGTCGGGATGACCGAACGGCAGGCCTCCGCTGCCGGGATCCGCTACGACAGCCGTGTCCTGTCACTCGCGCACGTCCCACGCGCGATCGTCAACCGCGACACCCGCGGGTTCATCAAGATGGTCACCGACGCCGACACCGGCCGCATCATCGGCATTACCGCCCTGGCCCAGGACGCCGGCGACCTCGCCGCCGCCGGGGTCTACATGCTCGAGGCCGGCATGACCACCAGCCAGGTCGCCAACCTCTGGAGCCCCTACCTGACCATGGCCGAAGGCCTCAAGCTCACCGCACAGGCCTTCACCACCGACATCGCCAAGCTCTCCTGCTGCGCGGCGTGA
- a CDS encoding heavy metal-responsive transcriptional regulator yields the protein MRIGEVARASGTTSKTLRYYEEVGLLPAADRTPAGYRDYGAEVLDRLDFIRRGQAAGLTLAQIGQVLDIRDRGQAPCRHVTDLLDTRLDVIDRQLAELAQLRTTIADLREDAAAGDPATCSPEDVCRYL from the coding sequence ATGCGGATCGGTGAGGTGGCTCGGGCGTCGGGCACGACGAGCAAGACCCTGCGGTACTACGAGGAGGTCGGGCTGCTACCCGCCGCGGACCGCACCCCGGCGGGCTACCGGGACTACGGCGCCGAGGTGCTCGACCGGCTGGACTTCATCCGCCGGGGGCAAGCGGCCGGGCTGACCCTGGCCCAGATCGGTCAGGTGCTGGACATCCGCGACCGGGGGCAGGCCCCCTGCCGGCACGTCACCGACCTGCTCGACACCCGCCTTGATGTGATCGACCGGCAACTCGCCGAGCTCGCGCAGCTACGCACCACGATCGCCGACCTGCGCGAGGACGCCGCCGCCGGCGACCCGGCCACGTGCTCCCCCGAGGATGTCTGCCGCTACCTGTGA
- the ribH gene encoding 6,7-dimethyl-8-ribityllumazine synthase: MSGAGAPTVTLDPQAAAGLRVAIVAAQWHTEIMDGLIAGAQAAAADLGLEPTLVRVPGTVELSVAAARLVGSFDVVVVLGVVVRGGTPHFEYVCQSVTQGVTEVSVRTGVPVGFGVLTVDTEQQARDRAGLPGSREDKGREALEAAVLTEIALRSVTPRH; encoded by the coding sequence ATGAGCGGAGCAGGAGCCCCCACCGTCACCCTCGACCCGCAGGCCGCCGCCGGGCTGCGCGTCGCGATCGTCGCCGCCCAGTGGCACACCGAGATCATGGACGGCCTGATCGCCGGGGCGCAGGCCGCCGCGGCCGACCTCGGCCTGGAGCCCACGCTGGTCCGTGTGCCCGGCACCGTGGAGCTGTCCGTGGCCGCGGCCCGGCTGGTGGGGTCGTTCGACGTCGTCGTGGTCCTGGGCGTGGTGGTGCGCGGCGGCACCCCGCACTTCGAGTACGTCTGCCAGTCCGTCACGCAGGGCGTCACCGAGGTGTCGGTGCGCACGGGCGTGCCCGTGGGCTTCGGCGTGCTCACCGTGGACACCGAGCAGCAGGCCCGCGATCGCGCCGGCTTGCCCGGCTCCCGCGAGGACAAGGGCCGGGAGGCCCTCGAGGCCGCCGTGCTCACCGAGATCGCGCTGCGCTCGGTCACGCCGCGGCACTGA
- the ribB gene encoding 3,4-dihydroxy-2-butanone-4-phosphate synthase, producing the protein MNVTEQPLTDHPDDIRLDPVQAAVDAIAAGRPVVVVDDADRENEGDLIYAAALATDAVTAFTVRHTSGVICAPLPAELADRLDLPPMTAVNEDPKGTAYTVSVDAAAGVTTGISAADRTVTLRTLADPDAEPAALTRPGHVFPLRAVPGGVRARRGHTEAGVELCELAGTAPVAAIAELVHDDGTMMRLPALRDFADEHGLVLISIEDLVAHLDAHRPAATPGPAEASLPTVHGDFRVSVHPDPATGAEHVLLLAPGPGGDPDAPVTLRLHSECLTGDVFGSLRCDCGPQLHAALADAAAHGGGVLYLRGHEGRGIGLANKVRAYRLQEEGLDTVEANLALGFPAEAREYDGAAAVLRDAGITRVRLVTNNPAKAEGLRAAGIDVVDRVPAPTPVTAHNGRYLRTKRDRMDHDLAGRDLGDASPATPAAPSTPTTPTQEDTP; encoded by the coding sequence GTGAACGTCACCGAACAGCCCCTCACCGATCACCCCGACGACATCCGCCTGGACCCGGTCCAGGCCGCGGTGGACGCGATCGCCGCGGGCCGCCCCGTCGTCGTCGTGGACGACGCCGACCGCGAGAACGAGGGCGACCTCATCTACGCCGCGGCCCTGGCCACCGACGCCGTCACCGCCTTCACCGTGCGGCACACCTCCGGCGTCATCTGCGCGCCCCTGCCCGCCGAGCTGGCCGACCGGCTCGACCTGCCGCCCATGACTGCTGTCAACGAGGACCCCAAGGGCACCGCCTACACCGTCTCCGTGGATGCGGCCGCCGGCGTCACCACCGGCATCAGCGCCGCCGACCGGACCGTCACCCTGCGCACCCTCGCGGACCCGGACGCCGAGCCGGCCGCCCTCACCCGCCCCGGCCACGTCTTCCCCCTGCGCGCCGTGCCCGGGGGAGTCCGCGCCCGCCGCGGGCACACCGAGGCCGGCGTCGAGCTGTGCGAGCTCGCCGGGACCGCGCCCGTCGCCGCGATCGCCGAGCTCGTCCACGACGACGGCACCATGATGCGCCTGCCCGCCCTGCGCGACTTCGCCGACGAGCACGGGCTCGTCCTCATCTCCATCGAGGACCTCGTGGCCCACCTGGACGCCCACCGGCCCGCCGCCACCCCCGGACCGGCCGAGGCCTCCCTGCCCACCGTCCACGGCGACTTCCGGGTCAGCGTCCACCCCGACCCCGCCACCGGCGCCGAGCACGTGCTCCTCCTCGCCCCCGGTCCCGGCGGCGACCCCGACGCCCCCGTCACCCTGCGCCTGCACTCCGAGTGCCTCACCGGCGACGTCTTCGGCTCCCTGCGCTGCGATTGCGGCCCCCAGCTGCACGCCGCGCTCGCGGACGCGGCGGCCCACGGCGGCGGCGTGCTGTACCTGCGCGGACACGAGGGCCGCGGCATCGGCCTGGCCAACAAGGTCCGCGCCTACCGGCTGCAGGAGGAGGGCCTGGACACGGTCGAGGCCAACCTCGCGCTCGGGTTCCCCGCCGAGGCCCGCGAGTACGACGGCGCCGCCGCCGTCCTGCGCGACGCCGGCATCACCCGGGTGCGCCTGGTCACCAACAACCCCGCCAAGGCGGAGGGCCTGCGGGCGGCGGGGATCGACGTCGTCGACCGCGTCCCAGCCCCGACCCCCGTGACGGCCCACAACGGGCGCTACCTGCGCACCAAGCGGGACCGCATGGACCACGACCTCGCCGGCCGCGACCTCGGGGACGCCTCCCCGGCGACCCCAGCCGCCCCCAGCACCCCCACCACCCCGACCCAGGAGGACACCCCATGA
- a CDS encoding riboflavin synthase → MFTGIITHLGTVVSLEEHPEADTATLTLDAGGALDGLPAGGSLAVDGVCLTALNGPESADGRFRADLMGQTLRMTSLGARRPGDRVNLERCLRPTDHLDGHLVQGHVDGVGTVLEVTEHGEWTTLRIGLDVALARYVAAQGAIALQGVSLTVTAVSVPDAVEHWFEVGLIPATLQATTLADLAPGDPVNLETDVMARYAERLAAVPAAREDRA, encoded by the coding sequence ATGTTCACCGGGATCATCACCCACCTTGGCACCGTCGTCTCCCTCGAGGAGCACCCGGAGGCGGACACCGCAACCCTGACCCTCGACGCCGGAGGCGCCCTCGACGGGCTGCCCGCCGGCGGCTCGCTCGCCGTCGACGGCGTGTGCCTCACGGCCCTCAACGGCCCGGAGTCCGCTGACGGCCGCTTCCGCGCCGACCTGATGGGCCAGACCCTGCGGATGACCAGCCTCGGAGCGCGCCGCCCGGGCGACCGCGTCAACCTCGAGCGCTGCCTGCGCCCCACCGACCACCTCGACGGGCACCTCGTCCAGGGGCACGTGGACGGCGTCGGCACCGTGCTCGAGGTGACCGAGCACGGCGAGTGGACCACGCTGCGCATCGGACTCGACGTGGCGCTGGCCCGGTACGTCGCCGCGCAGGGCGCCATCGCCCTGCAGGGGGTGTCCCTCACGGTCACCGCCGTGTCCGTCCCCGACGCCGTCGAGCACTGGTTCGAGGTCGGCCTCATCCCGGCCACCCTGCAGGCCACCACGCTGGCCGACCTCGCCCCCGGAGACCCCGTCAACCTGGAGACCGACGTCATGGCCCGCTACGCCGAGCGCCTCGCCGCCGTCCCCGCCGCCCGGGAGGACCGCGCGTGA
- the ribD gene encoding bifunctional diaminohydroxyphosphoribosylaminopyrimidine deaminase/5-amino-6-(5-phosphoribosylamino)uracil reductase RibD encodes MSLPQPCPTTPSPAEPLDLAAAAALEGVRGANPLVGAVISGPDGAVLAVGHHRGRGAPHAEADALTRWRAARAQDRALAAVDPAACTMHVTLEPCDHTGTTGPCSLAILDAGLGAVRYAVADATGAEGGGAARLARAGVRVTGPTGHAASAALTDRWRHVRDAGRPWVTAHLAQSLDGQAAAADGTSRWITGPASRAHAHEVRARVDAIVVGTGTVAADDPRLTARDAVGADLTVQPVPVIQGRRDLPAGAALADRADLIHVRSHDPHAVLATLAAHPGPWPHGGSRPGHLLIEGGPHVLGAWLAAGLVDEVFAYTAPLLLGPGLPAVAGLPVGTLAEGLRWAPDPSEGGPVRTLGDDVLFHLAPTAKD; translated from the coding sequence GTGAGTCTCCCGCAGCCCTGCCCGACGACGCCGTCCCCCGCCGAGCCGCTCGACCTCGCCGCCGCCGCGGCCCTCGAGGGCGTGCGCGGCGCCAACCCGCTGGTCGGTGCCGTGATCAGCGGCCCCGATGGCGCGGTCCTCGCCGTCGGCCACCATCGCGGCCGCGGCGCCCCTCATGCCGAGGCCGACGCCCTGACCCGCTGGCGGGCCGCCCGCGCCCAGGACCGGGCGCTCGCCGCCGTCGATCCCGCCGCCTGCACCATGCACGTCACCCTCGAGCCGTGCGACCACACCGGAACGACCGGTCCGTGTTCCCTCGCCATCCTGGACGCCGGCCTCGGCGCCGTCCGCTACGCCGTCGCCGACGCCACCGGTGCCGAGGGCGGGGGAGCGGCCCGCCTGGCCCGGGCCGGGGTGCGCGTCACCGGCCCCACCGGCCATGCCGCTTCCGCCGCGCTCACCGACCGCTGGCGCCATGTCCGCGACGCCGGCCGCCCCTGGGTCACCGCGCACCTCGCCCAGTCCCTCGACGGCCAGGCCGCCGCCGCCGACGGCACCAGCCGCTGGATCACCGGGCCCGCCTCCCGCGCCCACGCCCACGAGGTGCGCGCCCGGGTCGACGCGATCGTCGTGGGCACCGGCACCGTCGCCGCCGACGACCCCCGCCTGACCGCCCGCGACGCCGTGGGCGCCGACCTGACCGTCCAGCCGGTCCCCGTGATCCAGGGCCGCCGCGACCTTCCCGCCGGCGCCGCGCTCGCGGACCGCGCGGACCTGATCCACGTGCGCTCCCACGACCCGCACGCGGTCCTCGCCACCCTGGCCGCCCACCCGGGTCCGTGGCCCCACGGCGGATCCCGCCCCGGACACCTGCTGATCGAGGGCGGTCCCCACGTGCTCGGCGCATGGCTCGCGGCCGGACTCGTCGACGAGGTGTTCGCCTACACCGCCCCGCTGCTGCTGGGGCCGGGCCTGCCCGCCGTCGCCGGGCTGCCCGTGGGCACCCTCGCCGAGGGCCTGCGCTGGGCCCCCGACCCGTCCGAGGGCGGTCCCGTGCGCACGCTCGGCGACGACGTCCTGTTCCATCTGGCCCCCACCGCGAAGGACTGA
- the pnuC gene encoding nicotinamide riboside transporter PnuC: MDWLVDLFNWTIPVAGGGLLMREVVGNVFGLASALGGMARKVWAWPVGILGNLILLTVFLASLFGGADHATLLGQAGRQIMFIAVSVYGWARWNAARRGRAASAPAITPEWAGGGGRTFLALGMLVGTLALTPVFRALGSWEPVWADAWTFVGSLLATYGMARGWVEFWLVWVAVDVVGVPLLWSSGYYASAVMYAVYGLFTLTGFVVWLRAKDREKPAVETLLPDGPAEGVAR; the protein is encoded by the coding sequence GTGGACTGGCTCGTCGACCTGTTCAACTGGACCATCCCCGTGGCCGGCGGCGGCCTGCTGATGCGCGAGGTGGTCGGCAACGTCTTCGGCCTCGCCTCGGCCCTCGGCGGCATGGCCCGCAAGGTCTGGGCCTGGCCCGTGGGCATCCTCGGCAACCTGATCCTGCTCACCGTCTTCCTCGCGTCCCTGTTCGGCGGGGCGGACCACGCCACCCTCCTGGGCCAGGCCGGCCGCCAGATCATGTTCATCGCCGTCTCCGTCTACGGCTGGGCCCGCTGGAACGCCGCCCGCCGGGGCCGCGCGGCCAGCGCCCCCGCCATCACCCCGGAGTGGGCCGGCGGGGGCGGGCGCACATTCCTCGCGCTGGGCATGCTGGTCGGCACCCTCGCGCTCACCCCGGTGTTCCGCGCCCTCGGTTCCTGGGAGCCGGTGTGGGCGGACGCCTGGACCTTCGTCGGCTCCCTGCTGGCCACCTACGGCATGGCCCGCGGCTGGGTCGAGTTCTGGCTCGTGTGGGTGGCGGTCGACGTCGTCGGCGTCCCCCTGCTCTGGAGCAGCGGCTACTACGCCTCCGCCGTCATGTACGCCGTCTATGGCCTGTTCACCCTCACCGGGTTCGTGGTGTGGCTGCGCGCCAAGGACCGGGAGAAGCCCGCCGTGGAGACGCTCCTGCCGGACGGCCCCGCCGAGGGGGTCGCCCGGTGA